A window of Deltaproteobacteria bacterium contains these coding sequences:
- a CDS encoding MBL fold metallo-hydrolase, with product MADEFDDLFRVTLLGTGAPPPVLDRFGPSTLVEAGGEKLLFDAGRGALQRLHQLGLPFGDITGMFLTHHHSDHVVGFADLWLTGWIGRPWGRRTVPLKVWGPEGTNQMAEHLPLAFATDIRVRSHSYNADGVKLESTEIEEGVVFDSDGIRVTAFEVDHGGEQLDAFGYRIDFNGRSAVLSGDTTFNENLMAHSQDVDLLVHEVTHGMGGGLERANLERIRRNHTTPEDAGKVFARTRPRLAVYNHILLFGEATDADLVPATRATYAGPLVLGEDLMRFDIGDEVRCRPYTSPA from the coding sequence ATGGCAGACGAATTCGATGATCTCTTTCGCGTGACCCTTCTGGGCACGGGTGCGCCGCCGCCCGTGCTCGACCGTTTCGGGCCGAGCACGCTCGTGGAGGCAGGGGGCGAGAAGCTCTTGTTCGACGCCGGACGCGGCGCGCTGCAACGCCTGCACCAGCTCGGGCTTCCCTTCGGCGACATCACGGGCATGTTCCTCACCCACCACCACTCGGACCACGTGGTGGGTTTCGCGGATCTCTGGCTCACCGGCTGGATCGGCCGGCCCTGGGGCCGGCGCACCGTGCCGCTCAAGGTCTGGGGACCCGAGGGCACGAACCAAATGGCCGAGCACCTCCCCTTAGCCTTCGCCACCGACATCCGAGTGCGCAGCCACAGCTACAACGCCGACGGCGTGAAGCTCGAATCCACCGAGATCGAGGAGGGCGTCGTCTTCGACTCGGACGGCATCCGCGTCACCGCCTTCGAGGTCGATCACGGCGGCGAGCAGCTCGACGCCTTCGGCTACCGCATCGACTTCAACGGCCGCTCCGCGGTCCTGTCCGGCGACACCACCTTCAATGAGAACCTCATGGCGCACTCGCAGGACGTCGACCTCCTGGTTCACGAGGTCACTCACGGCATGGGCGGAGGCCTGGAGCGCGCCAACCTGGAACGCATCCGCCGCAACCACACCACCCCGGAAGACGCCGGCAAGGTGTTCGCGCGCACCCGCCCCCGGCTCGCCGTCTACAACCACATCCTCCTCTTCGGCGAAGCCACCGACGCCGACCTGGTCCCGGCCACCCGCGCGACCTACGCCGGACCGCTGGTGCTGGGCGAAGACCTGATGCGGTTCGACATCGGCGACGAGGTGCGGTGCAGGCCGTACACTTCGCCGGCCTGA
- the hpnE gene encoding hydroxysqualene dehydroxylase HpnE, with the protein MARTYVIGAGLAGLSAAVSLARAGRAVTLCEASGQAGGRCRSYFDDRLGCAIDNGNHLLLTGNRSTMSYLEAIDAAEELVGPASACFPFLDLRSGERWRLRPNAGPLPWWILDPRRRVPGTRALEYLSGLRIALAGADRTVTDCVGDHGSLFERFWEPLAVAALNSPVRAGAARLLWPVLRETFGRGEAACRPRIARTGLSGTFVDPALELLCRRGAAVRFGTRLRAIAGEGGAARGLDFGTEAVALKDGDSVVLALPPQVAASLVPDLAVPEESHAIVNAHFRLSERGGLPEDLPFLGLIGGTAQWLFVRGDVASITISAADGMVDEDADAIARKTWRDVAAALGRPPRPLPRYRVVKEKRATFAQTPAQVKRRPGTRGRFANVYLAGDWIDTGLPATIESAVRSGHMAARAIDGGVP; encoded by the coding sequence GTGGCCCGGACCTATGTCATCGGCGCCGGTCTGGCCGGCCTTTCCGCCGCGGTTTCACTGGCGCGGGCGGGGCGCGCGGTGACCCTGTGCGAAGCCAGCGGGCAGGCCGGCGGGCGCTGCCGGTCCTACTTCGATGACAGGCTCGGTTGCGCCATCGACAACGGCAACCACCTGCTGCTCACCGGCAACCGCTCCACCATGAGTTACCTGGAGGCCATCGACGCCGCCGAGGAGTTGGTGGGGCCTGCTTCGGCCTGCTTCCCGTTCCTGGACCTCCGCAGCGGCGAGCGCTGGCGCCTGCGCCCCAACGCCGGCCCGCTGCCCTGGTGGATTCTCGACCCGCGCCGGCGCGTGCCCGGCACGCGCGCATTGGAGTACCTCTCCGGCCTCCGTATCGCGCTGGCGGGTGCGGACCGCACCGTGACCGATTGCGTGGGCGATCATGGTTCCCTGTTCGAGAGGTTCTGGGAACCGCTGGCCGTGGCCGCGCTGAACAGCCCGGTGCGGGCCGGCGCCGCGCGTCTGCTGTGGCCGGTTTTGCGTGAGACCTTCGGCAGGGGAGAGGCCGCCTGCCGGCCGCGCATCGCCCGGACCGGGCTCTCCGGGACGTTCGTGGACCCGGCGCTGGAGCTGCTGTGCCGGCGTGGCGCCGCCGTCCGGTTCGGCACCCGGTTGCGCGCCATCGCCGGCGAGGGCGGCGCGGCGCGGGGCTTGGATTTCGGCACCGAAGCGGTGGCCTTGAAAGACGGCGACAGCGTCGTCCTGGCGCTGCCGCCGCAGGTCGCGGCGAGCCTGGTGCCGGACCTCGCCGTCCCCGAGGAGAGCCACGCCATCGTCAACGCCCACTTCCGCCTGTCGGAACGCGGTGGCCTGCCTGAAGACCTGCCGTTCCTCGGGCTCATCGGCGGGACGGCCCAATGGCTGTTCGTCCGCGGCGATGTCGCGTCCATCACCATCAGCGCGGCCGACGGCATGGTCGACGAGGACGCCGACGCCATCGCCCGCAAGACGTGGCGCGACGTCGCCGCCGCCCTGGGGCGCCCGCCGCGGCCGCTGCCGCGGTACCGGGTCGTCAAGGAGAAGCGGGCGACGTTCGCGCAGACGCCGGCGCAGGTGAAACGCCGTCCGGGCACGCGCGGCCGTTTCGCCAACGTGTACCTGGCGGGGGACTGGATCGACACCGGGCTGCCCGCGACCATCGAGAGCGCCGTCCGCTCCGGCCACATGGCGGCGCGCGCCATCGATGGGGGCGTTCCGTAG
- a CDS encoding 3-phenylpropionate/cinnamic acid dioxygenase subunit beta, translating to MTSRKATLAGKVAPAPDGAGLAYLLLAQEVHEFLCAEADLLDERRYEEWLELLTDDVSYWAPMRRNVQFGHWDTENTRQGRDMNWFDEGKSTLRLRIKQITSGVHWVEEPAPRVSRLITNVHGLRATPSLEEPEEVSVKYRVLIYRNKLEDSTDVFAGKRDDVLRKVDGRWKICKRVMLLDQSVLLSATMPFVL from the coding sequence GTGACCAGCCGTAAGGCCACGCTGGCGGGAAAGGTGGCTCCGGCCCCGGACGGCGCCGGGCTTGCCTACCTGCTGCTGGCGCAGGAGGTGCACGAGTTCCTGTGCGCCGAGGCGGACCTGCTGGACGAGCGCCGCTACGAGGAGTGGCTGGAACTCCTGACCGACGACGTCTCCTACTGGGCGCCCATGCGCCGGAACGTCCAGTTCGGCCACTGGGACACGGAGAACACGCGCCAGGGCCGGGACATGAACTGGTTCGACGAGGGCAAGAGCACCCTTCGGCTGCGCATCAAGCAGATCACCTCCGGAGTCCACTGGGTGGAGGAGCCCGCGCCGCGGGTCTCCCGGCTGATCACCAACGTCCACGGCCTCCGGGCCACGCCGAGCCTGGAAGAACCCGAGGAAGTCAGCGTCAAGTACCGCGTCCTGATCTACCGCAACAAGCTCGAGGACAGCACCGACGTCTTCGCCGGCAAGCGCGACGACGTGCTGCGCAAGGTGGACGGCCGGTGGAAGATATGCAAGCGCGTCATGCTGCTGGACCAAAGCGTGCTGCTCTCCGCCACCATGCCGTTCGTGCTGTAG
- a CDS encoding PhnD/SsuA/transferrin family substrate-binding protein, whose protein sequence is MADKPSRNDSRPISLTLASNDYPFFGALTSGRHQAYGLDIRWHYVDPPNKLFRRVLRSPRYDVTELSLSSYTIMRERGWRAYKAFPIFTSRRFRHSALFVRADSKLVSGEQLKGKRVGVPDYHMTAAVWIRGILEDDYGVRPEDIRWVTGRVERVRLPRELAGKVENAGGEARLFDWLLEKKLDAVIYAHLTRPPVPDGAVRCLFPDAVEREKEYFRRHGVIPLMHLMAIREKHLEKGLGIARKVERVLRKEKEAFFKRLERVSTAGVLPWFSEYVDGTAEVLGSDPWPHGLEANRKGLEKFLDYSLAQGLISHRPDLRELFIDV, encoded by the coding sequence TTGGCCGACAAACCATCACGGAACGATTCCCGTCCCATCTCCCTCACCCTGGCCAGCAATGACTACCCGTTCTTCGGCGCGCTCACGAGCGGGCGCCACCAGGCGTACGGGCTGGACATTCGCTGGCATTACGTGGACCCGCCGAACAAGCTGTTCCGGCGGGTGCTGCGGTCGCCGCGCTACGATGTCACGGAGTTGTCGCTGTCGAGCTACACCATCATGCGGGAGCGGGGCTGGCGCGCCTACAAGGCATTCCCCATCTTCACGTCCCGGCGTTTTCGCCACTCGGCGCTGTTCGTGCGCGCGGACAGCAAGCTGGTGAGCGGGGAGCAGCTCAAGGGCAAGCGTGTGGGGGTGCCGGACTATCACATGACCGCGGCGGTGTGGATTCGCGGCATCCTTGAGGACGACTACGGCGTCAGGCCGGAGGACATCCGCTGGGTCACCGGACGGGTGGAGCGCGTCAGGCTGCCCCGGGAACTCGCCGGCAAGGTGGAGAACGCGGGCGGGGAAGCGCGGCTCTTCGACTGGCTCCTGGAGAAGAAACTCGACGCGGTGATCTACGCGCACCTGACCAGGCCGCCGGTGCCCGACGGCGCCGTGCGCTGCCTCTTCCCCGACGCCGTGGAACGGGAGAAAGAATACTTCCGCAGGCACGGCGTCATCCCGCTCATGCACCTGATGGCCATCAGGGAGAAGCACCTGGAGAAGGGGCTCGGGATCGCGCGCAAGGTGGAGCGGGTGCTCAGGAAGGAGAAGGAAGCCTTCTTCAAGCGGCTGGAGCGGGTCAGCACGGCCGGGGTGCTGCCGTGGTTCTCCGAGTACGTCGACGGCACCGCGGAAGTCCTCGGCTCCGACCCCTGGCCCCACGGCCTGGAGGCCAACCGCAAGGGCCTGGAGAAGTTCCTGGATTACTCCCTGGCCCAAGGCCTCATCTCGCACAGGCCCGACCTTCGCGAACTCTTCATCGACGTCTGA
- a CDS encoding MMPL family transporter, producing MNRLSLDAYIAAVLRHRWLVAGLATLVMLALSAGVPHVVVKNEHRVLFGEDNPQLEAFDALENTYSAANSALIAVAPRAGTVFTREVLGAIEELTAAAWEAPHSTRVDSLTNYTHSEADGDDLIVGPLVEDASSLSDADVARVEKIALSSPEIAERLVSRDGRVAGLVITFVLPEDSDPAVIEITDYLRNVLGKARAGHPDVDYYLTGLVVMNRAFAQATEDDLGTLAPVVFLIIVTGAALLLRSVWGTVSLVLVLVFSVNTTMGFAGWMGAVFSPANAGVPIIVMAISVANSVHIVAATLLGMSRGLGKDEAIAEALRADVYPVFLTAATTAIGFLSLNSSDSPPFHVLGNFVAFGVGCAFLYAVTLLPATLSLLPLRAPRARAESLPFFDRLGAFVVARRRVLLWTVLLAAAALATGVPRIHLTDNWTRYFDHRYEFRRHTDFVVDNLTSLNTLEYSLKAERDGGITDPAYLREVDAFAEWFRGQPEVSHVQAFPDIMKRLNKNMHNDDPAFYRLPDDPKLAAQYLLLYELSLPFGSDLNDRIDVGKSATRMTVVVTSSSSSEHRELDARGAAWLRANAPQLATEATGLTVVFAHLSRRNIESMLRGTIVAMALISLILIGVFRSVRLGLISLVPNFIPAIMTFGLWGWLVGEVGLAASVMVAISFGIVVDDTIHFLSKYLKARREGLAAPEAVRYVFRSVGHALWVTTAVLAAGFLVFASSGFEVSWALGLMVTSTILFALAGDFLLLPILLMALDRREA from the coding sequence ATGAACCGACTCTCCTTGGACGCGTACATTGCCGCCGTCCTGCGGCACCGGTGGCTGGTGGCCGGGCTCGCCACGCTGGTCATGCTGGCGCTGAGCGCCGGCGTGCCCCATGTCGTGGTCAAGAACGAGCACCGCGTCCTCTTCGGCGAGGACAATCCGCAGCTCGAGGCCTTCGACGCCCTGGAGAACACCTACTCCGCCGCCAACTCCGCGCTCATCGCCGTGGCTCCGCGAGCGGGCACGGTGTTCACCCGCGAGGTCCTGGGCGCCATCGAAGAGCTCACCGCCGCGGCGTGGGAGGCGCCCCATTCCACCCGTGTCGATTCCCTCACCAACTATACCCACAGCGAGGCCGACGGAGACGACCTGATCGTCGGGCCGCTGGTGGAGGACGCCTCGTCCCTGAGCGACGCGGACGTGGCGCGGGTCGAGAAGATCGCCTTGAGCTCCCCCGAGATCGCCGAGCGCCTGGTGTCCCGCGACGGCCGGGTGGCGGGGCTGGTCATCACCTTCGTGCTGCCGGAGGACTCGGACCCGGCGGTGATCGAGATTACCGACTACCTCCGGAACGTGCTGGGAAAGGCCCGCGCCGGCCATCCGGACGTCGACTACTACCTCACCGGCCTCGTGGTCATGAACCGCGCCTTCGCCCAAGCCACCGAAGACGACCTGGGGACCCTGGCCCCGGTGGTGTTCCTGATCATCGTCACCGGCGCGGCGCTGCTGCTGCGCTCGGTCTGGGGCACGGTGTCCCTGGTCCTGGTGCTCGTGTTTTCGGTCAACACCACAATGGGGTTCGCCGGCTGGATGGGCGCGGTGTTCAGCCCCGCCAACGCCGGCGTACCGATCATCGTCATGGCCATATCCGTGGCGAATTCGGTGCACATCGTCGCCGCCACCCTGTTGGGCATGAGCCGCGGGCTCGGCAAGGACGAAGCCATCGCCGAGGCGCTCAGGGCCGACGTCTATCCCGTCTTCCTGACCGCCGCCACCACGGCCATCGGCTTCCTCAGCCTGAACTCCTCGGATTCGCCGCCCTTCCACGTGCTCGGCAACTTCGTGGCGTTCGGCGTGGGGTGCGCCTTCCTCTACGCCGTGACGCTGCTGCCGGCGACGCTTTCCCTCCTGCCCCTGCGCGCGCCCCGCGCCCGCGCCGAGAGCCTGCCGTTCTTCGACCGGCTCGGCGCCTTCGTGGTGGCGCGCCGCCGGGTGCTGCTGTGGACCGTCCTTCTCGCGGCGGCGGCGCTGGCCACCGGCGTCCCCCGCATCCACCTCACCGACAACTGGACCCGGTACTTCGACCACCGCTACGAGTTCCGGCGCCACACGGACTTCGTGGTCGACAACCTCACCAGCCTGAACACGCTGGAGTACTCGCTCAAGGCGGAACGGGACGGCGGCATCACCGATCCGGCCTACCTGCGGGAGGTGGATGCCTTCGCCGAGTGGTTCCGCGGCCAGCCCGAGGTGAGCCACGTGCAGGCGTTTCCGGACATCATGAAGCGCCTGAACAAGAACATGCACAACGACGACCCGGCATTCTACCGGCTGCCGGACGATCCCAAGCTCGCCGCGCAGTACCTGCTGCTCTACGAGCTGTCGCTGCCGTTCGGCAGCGACCTGAACGACCGCATCGACGTGGGCAAGTCCGCCACGCGCATGACCGTCGTGGTCACCAGCTCGTCGTCAAGCGAACACCGCGAACTCGATGCGCGCGGGGCTGCCTGGCTCCGCGCCAACGCCCCGCAACTCGCCACCGAGGCCACCGGCCTCACCGTGGTCTTCGCCCACTTGTCCCGGCGCAACATCGAGAGCATGCTGCGAGGCACCATCGTCGCCATGGCGCTCATCTCGCTGATTCTCATCGGAGTCTTCAGAAGCGTGCGGCTGGGCCTCATCAGCCTCGTGCCCAACTTCATTCCCGCCATCATGACCTTCGGCCTGTGGGGCTGGCTCGTGGGCGAGGTGGGACTGGCGGCCTCGGTGATGGTCGCCATCTCCTTCGGCATCGTGGTGGACGACACGATCCACTTCCTCAGCAAGTATCTCAAGGCCCGCCGGGAAGGCCTCGCGGCCCCCGAGGCGGTGCGCTACGTCTTCCGCTCCGTGGGGCACGCGCTGTGGGTCACCACCGCGGTGCTGGCCGCCGGCTTCCTGGTGTTCGCGTCATCGGGATTCGAGGTGAGCTGGGCCCTCGGCCTCATGGTGACCAGCACGATTCTGTTTGCACTGGCGGGCGATTTTCTGCTTTTACCGATTCTGTTGATGGCCCTTGACCGGAGGGAAGCATGA
- a CDS encoding outer membrane lipoprotein-sorting protein: MIHVPPLRWVSFLPCLALLAGLAGPPAAHSETPEEKGLRIAKEARARGKGFGNFTARQTMTLRNKQGQESVRQVRIKVLEVDGDGDKSLFVFDQPRDVKGTAFLIHGHLTKADDQWLYLPALKRVKRISSSNRSGSFMGSEFAYEDMSVQEVERFTYKYLRDEPCGKLTCTLSERFPTEKRSGYKRQLVWQDKDELRVWKVEYFDRKNAHLKTLTLEKYEQYLGRYWQAGLMTMVNHLTGKSTVLEWADFKFGTDLDDRDFSRTGLKRIR; the protein is encoded by the coding sequence ATGATTCACGTTCCGCCTCTTCGATGGGTGTCGTTCCTGCCCTGCTTGGCCTTGCTGGCGGGTCTCGCGGGACCGCCGGCGGCGCATTCGGAGACTCCGGAGGAGAAGGGGCTCCGCATCGCCAAGGAAGCCCGCGCGCGCGGGAAGGGCTTCGGCAACTTCACCGCGCGCCAGACCATGACCCTGCGCAACAAGCAGGGGCAGGAAAGCGTGCGCCAGGTCCGCATCAAGGTCCTGGAGGTGGACGGCGACGGCGACAAGAGCCTGTTCGTGTTCGACCAGCCGCGGGACGTGAAGGGCACGGCGTTCCTGATCCACGGCCACCTCACCAAGGCGGACGACCAGTGGCTCTACCTGCCGGCGCTCAAGCGGGTGAAGCGCATCAGCTCTTCCAACCGCTCCGGCTCCTTCATGGGCAGCGAGTTCGCCTACGAGGACATGAGCGTCCAGGAGGTGGAGCGGTTCACCTACAAGTACCTGCGCGACGAGCCCTGCGGCAAGCTGACGTGCACGCTCTCCGAGCGGTTCCCGACCGAGAAGCGGTCCGGCTACAAACGGCAGCTCGTGTGGCAGGACAAGGACGAGCTGCGGGTTTGGAAGGTGGAGTACTTCGACCGCAAGAACGCGCACCTGAAGACCCTCACGCTGGAGAAGTACGAGCAGTATCTGGGCCGTTACTGGCAGGCCGGCCTGATGACCATGGTCAATCACCTCACCGGCAAGAGCACGGTGCTCGAATGGGCCGATTTCAAGTTCGGCACCGATCTCGATGACCGCGACTTCTCCCGGACGGGGCTGAAACGGATCCGTTGA
- a CDS encoding type II toxin-antitoxin system prevent-host-death family antitoxin gives MAETTLTIKASEFKAKCLKLMDDVAEGGYEIVITKNGRPVSRLVPYRERPKSLFGIDRGRIEIIGDIIEPINVEWEADKGKTWSGDS, from the coding sequence ATGGCCGAGACAACCCTGACGATCAAGGCGTCCGAGTTCAAGGCGAAGTGTCTGAAGCTGATGGATGATGTCGCCGAGGGCGGCTATGAGATCGTCATCACCAAGAACGGCCGTCCGGTCTCGCGGCTGGTGCCCTACCGGGAACGACCCAAGAGCCTGTTCGGCATCGACAGGGGGAGAATTGAGATAATCGGTGACATTATCGAGCCCATCAATGTGGAGTGGGAGGCCGATAAGGGCAAGACGTGGAGCGGCGATTCGTGA
- the hpnD gene encoding presqualene diphosphate synthase HpnD, producing the protein MAEGRRTAGSAAPGERATEPWTHVHRVVARSGTSFLWGMRVLPAERRRAMYAIYAFCREVDDVADEPGDSAEKKRGLAAWREEIARLYAGEPRWLTTRALLQPVQRYDLPREEFLAVIDGVETDTAPAVRMGTLDDLLRYCRRVAGAVGMLSIHAFGVPRDPGYQIAETLGNAVQLTNILRDVKEDAANGRLYVPLDLMRRHGVPESPLSAVCDQPGFVAACAELAGMARDHYAGTERLLAPLGRRQVRPIVLMMAVYRETLRLLEDRGWTRMDRSVRLGRARKLWVALRYGLL; encoded by the coding sequence ATGGCGGAAGGTAGGCGCACGGCGGGCTCGGCAGCCCCGGGGGAACGTGCCACGGAGCCGTGGACCCACGTTCACCGGGTTGTGGCGCGCTCGGGCACGTCGTTCCTGTGGGGCATGCGGGTGCTGCCGGCGGAGCGGCGCCGCGCCATGTACGCCATCTACGCATTTTGTCGCGAAGTAGACGACGTGGCCGACGAGCCTGGGGACAGCGCGGAGAAGAAGCGCGGATTGGCGGCGTGGCGTGAAGAGATCGCGCGGCTCTACGCGGGCGAGCCGCGGTGGCTTACGACAAGGGCGCTGTTGCAGCCCGTGCAGCGCTACGATTTGCCGCGGGAGGAGTTCCTCGCTGTTATCGACGGCGTCGAGACCGACACGGCGCCGGCGGTCAGGATGGGGACCCTGGATGACCTGCTGCGCTATTGCCGCAGGGTGGCGGGTGCCGTGGGGATGCTGTCCATACACGCGTTCGGCGTGCCTCGGGACCCTGGATACCAGATTGCCGAGACTCTCGGGAACGCCGTGCAACTCACCAACATCCTGCGCGACGTGAAGGAAGACGCGGCCAACGGACGTCTCTACGTCCCCCTGGACCTGATGCGGCGGCACGGCGTGCCGGAGAGTCCCCTGAGCGCGGTGTGCGACCAGCCGGGGTTCGTCGCGGCGTGTGCGGAGCTGGCGGGGATGGCGCGCGACCACTACGCCGGTACCGAACGGCTGCTGGCCCCGCTCGGGCGGCGCCAAGTCCGCCCCATCGTACTCATGATGGCGGTCTATCGCGAGACGCTCCGGCTCCTGGAAGACCGTGGCTGGACGCGCATGGACCGGTCCGTGCGGCTTGGCCGGGCGCGCAAACTGTGGGTCGCGTTGCGCTACGGCCTTCTCTGA
- the ispH gene encoding 4-hydroxy-3-methylbut-2-enyl diphosphate reductase, with product MAKRPLRVILARPRGFCAGVVRAVDIVERALEIYGAPVYVRHEIVHNKHVVDGLREKGAVFVEKVSDIPKGAVTVFSAHGVARKVEDAADARALQVIDATCPLVSKVHVEAQRYARQDYEVVLIGHAGHPEVEGTMGQVPGTVHLVSNLADVAELRPADPAKLSYVTQTTLSVDDTREIIAALKSRFPEILGPDVKDICYATQNRQSAVRLLAAESDVILVIGADYSSNSNRLREIGEEVGTVSYLIPDAAGLDPAWLEGAESVGVTAGASAPEDLVQGLVDRLREGFDVTLTSLDGIDENVTFKLPRELTVESPSPA from the coding sequence GTGGCGAAACGACCCTTGCGTGTCATCCTGGCGCGGCCGCGTGGTTTCTGCGCCGGCGTGGTCCGAGCGGTGGACATCGTCGAGCGTGCGCTCGAGATCTACGGCGCTCCGGTCTACGTGCGGCACGAGATCGTCCACAACAAGCACGTGGTGGACGGCTTGCGCGAGAAGGGCGCGGTCTTCGTCGAGAAGGTCTCGGACATCCCGAAGGGCGCGGTCACCGTGTTCAGCGCCCACGGCGTCGCTCGCAAGGTGGAGGATGCCGCCGACGCCCGCGCCTTGCAGGTGATCGACGCCACCTGCCCGCTGGTGAGCAAGGTCCACGTGGAGGCGCAGCGCTACGCGCGCCAGGACTATGAGGTGGTGCTCATCGGCCACGCCGGCCACCCGGAAGTCGAGGGCACCATGGGGCAGGTGCCGGGCACGGTTCACCTGGTGTCCAATCTGGCGGACGTGGCGGAGCTTCGGCCCGCCGACCCGGCCAAGCTCTCCTACGTGACGCAGACCACCCTTAGCGTGGACGACACCCGTGAGATCATCGCGGCGCTGAAGTCCCGTTTCCCCGAAATCCTCGGCCCGGACGTGAAGGACATCTGCTACGCGACCCAGAACCGGCAGAGCGCGGTGCGGCTTCTGGCGGCCGAGTCCGACGTGATCCTGGTCATCGGCGCGGACTACAGCTCCAACTCGAACCGGCTGCGGGAGATCGGCGAGGAGGTCGGAACCGTCAGCTACCTCATTCCGGACGCCGCCGGCCTCGACCCGGCCTGGCTGGAAGGCGCCGAGTCCGTTGGGGTCACCGCCGGCGCCTCGGCCCCCGAGGACTTGGTGCAGGGACTGGTGGACCGGCTCCGCGAAGGGTTCGACGTCACCCTGACGAGCCTCGACGGCATCGACGAGAACGTCACCTTCAAGCTGCCGCGGGAACTGACCGTCGAGTCGCCCTCTCCGGCGTGA
- the hpnC gene encoding squalene synthase HpnC yields METPSGKAAADENFPVGSWLLPARLRPHIATFYAYARAIDDIADNPALSPGDKIARLDGFANAVTGAGASEPAFGKAHAIRRSLAETGVTPRHCVDLTRAFKQDAVKLRYDDWDDLMGYCDLSAAPVGRYLVDLHGESPAAYPASDALCNALQVLNHLQDCGEDYKALNRVYLPRDWMSAAGADVGALAHGGAGAPMRRVLDRCLDHTDRLLETADALPGHLRNLRFAMEAAVIVAIAWRLSAELRRRDPLAERVVLTKVQYAACCARGIGRVLFERALRRNRGPGPPRAGTRGGEDASNGGR; encoded by the coding sequence ATGGAAACGCCGTCCGGCAAGGCCGCGGCGGATGAGAATTTTCCGGTGGGCTCGTGGCTCTTGCCGGCGCGCCTGCGCCCGCACATCGCCACCTTCTACGCCTACGCCCGGGCCATCGACGACATCGCCGACAACCCGGCCCTGTCGCCCGGCGACAAGATCGCGCGCCTCGACGGTTTCGCCAACGCGGTCACCGGCGCCGGTGCCTCGGAGCCGGCTTTCGGCAAGGCGCACGCCATCCGTCGCAGCCTGGCCGAGACCGGCGTGACGCCCCGGCACTGCGTGGACCTGACCCGGGCGTTCAAGCAGGACGCGGTCAAGCTGCGCTATGACGACTGGGACGATCTCATGGGTTACTGCGACCTGTCGGCGGCGCCGGTGGGCCGCTACCTGGTGGACCTGCATGGCGAGTCGCCGGCGGCCTACCCCGCCTCCGATGCCCTGTGCAACGCCCTCCAGGTGCTCAACCACCTCCAGGACTGCGGCGAGGACTACAAGGCGCTGAACCGGGTCTACCTGCCGCGTGACTGGATGTCGGCCGCGGGAGCCGATGTAGGAGCCCTGGCGCATGGGGGCGCCGGCGCCCCCATGCGGCGGGTGTTGGACCGCTGCCTCGACCACACGGACCGGCTTCTGGAAACCGCGGACGCGCTGCCCGGCCACCTGCGCAACCTGCGTTTCGCCATGGAAGCCGCGGTCATTGTCGCCATCGCCTGGAGGCTCAGCGCGGAACTGCGCCGGCGCGATCCGCTGGCCGAACGGGTGGTGTTGACCAAGGTCCAGTACGCGGCGTGTTGCGCGCGCGGCATCGGCCGGGTGCTGTTCGAGCGGGCCTTGCGACGCAACCGCGGGCCGGGACCGCCTCGTGCCGGCACGCGCGGCGGCGAGGATGCGTCGAATGGCGGAAGGTAG
- a CDS encoding type II toxin-antitoxin system VapC family toxin, which produces MIVLDTHVILWTRLDEDRLGGNARVEIDRAWASEEVAVSAISFWEIALLQQKGRIRFPEDVAHWRRELLDQGIVEIAVNGSIAVRAIGLPEFHADPADRMIVATALEGHRLVTADRRILGWSGPLSRIRADR; this is translated from the coding sequence GTGATTGTCCTGGATACGCACGTCATCCTTTGGACCAGATTGGATGAAGACCGACTCGGGGGCAATGCCCGAGTGGAAATCGACCGCGCATGGGCGTCGGAGGAGGTCGCCGTCTCGGCGATTTCGTTCTGGGAAATCGCGTTGCTTCAACAAAAGGGACGGATTCGATTCCCTGAAGACGTCGCCCACTGGCGTCGCGAGCTGCTCGACCAGGGCATAGTAGAAATCGCGGTCAATGGATCCATCGCCGTCCGCGCCATTGGTCTTCCCGAGTTCCATGCCGATCCCGCGGACCGCATGATCGTCGCCACGGCACTGGAAGGTCACCGCCTTGTCACCGCCGACCGCCGCATCCTCGGCTGGTCAGGCCCGCTAAGCCGTATCCGGGCAGACCGGTAG